In the Chaetodon trifascialis isolate fChaTrf1 chromosome 12, fChaTrf1.hap1, whole genome shotgun sequence genome, ggttcaggagcaacaaagactgggaaagttgtggaatgcttcaaaaacacctgtttggatcattccacaggtgacaggtgatagtatcatgattgggtgtaaAAGGGGCATACAGGAAGgactcagttgttcacaagtgagaatggagcaaggttcaccactttgtgagcacgtgattgtataaaggatgttagtacatgggctcaggaaccTTTTGTAAAACCATTATCAATAAACACAGTTAATttacaaatgactgcattctgtttaaagtcccagcttttttggaatcagggttgtagacCTGCTGGAACCACTAAACGAGGCTTACCTTTGGAAGAGAAGCTCTGGAGCCGGAGCTTTGGGTGGTCATGGTAAGCACAGTGGTGATGCCCAGCGCCACTCTGGCAGGAGCTGCATCCATATTGATCCAAAAAGACACCCACGAGAGGATGACGATGAGGAGGGACGGAATGTACATCTGGATCAGGTAGTATCCCATTTGTCGCTCCAGATGAAATTTAACTTCTATGCAGGTGAATTTACCTGTTCAAACAGCACGAAACACAATTCAGCCGCCAAACCAGGAGAGGTGTCaagtgtgtaaaacataaacagcataggcgtgtgtgtgtgtgtgtgtgtgtgtgtgtgtgtgtgtgtgtgtgtgtgtgtgtgtgtgtgtcttctgacCAGTGTTGTAGTGTTTTGTACAGTAGCCcagctccttctcttccttcatAATGAACTGCGGCAGCGTGAGCCCGTCTGACACCTGCACTGCACCTTTCTCCAGCCACTCGAATATCAAGTCATTCATGGTGTAACCGactggagacagaaaagaacagaCGGGTGAAAATTTAGACATGCAGTAGATGCTCGCTTTTAAAAGCGCAGCGACCAAACTGAGAGTGCTTACAGCTCTCCAGCTGCATCGTGCAAGTCTGGACGTCCATTGGGAAGTTCTTCAGATCCATCGGGCAGGACAGAATGAGAGTCAACCTACAATGCAAGGCAAAGTCAGACAGATAAAGCGAGCAGAAGACACcaatgaatgaagaaaaatatTTACCAAACCCTGAACCAACGGGCTGACACAATAATTTGCTTGAAATATCAGATCACAGTTGGTACTTTTTTTGGTGGCAGTCTCTGTATTGTGtgcttctttctcctctgacaTTCAGTATCGTGTAGGATTCCCTTCAGCAGGTTCCTATCACACTTTCATTACTGCAACTTATTGTCTCTGCGATGCGCTGTGGTCCGCAGTCGTCTCACTCCGTCATTTTTCTCTCATGAATGGAGAGAGTGGCTGAccatctctcatctctcctgttGACCCACTCTGCCTGCACACCTGAGCACCACTCAGCCTCGAGCTGCTCCCCAAATGGACTCGAAATCGATCTGCTTTAGATCGCATCATCGCGGAGAAAATTGAATGCTGCGTGTGATTGAAGTTGCAttgaaatcaaatgaaacatattttcaTATCTTGTACTGGGTTTTGCTCAAATTTTAGGCCTTTGAAACGCCCCACATCCTGACCGGGTTACATGTTACAGAGTGTTCTGCAAAGCTTTTACCCAGTGCAAAAATTCCGCAGACCAACATGAAGAAGAAGCGTTTCCATTTTTATCTTGGCTTCGGATTCTCGACATCGCCCGTGAGATTAGCTTGGCCTCTTGCAATCAGTGTTCCTTTATCAAAAATCTGCATTGCACATAAGGTTATAGTGTAGTTCAGTGAATTATGGCATTTCAAAGGAGTGATTGTAATGAGATAAAATCCATTTAAAACTGTATCTTTTAGGTTGACAGTCTTTGATGTTTGAGAGGAAATGTAGGAAAAGCAATAAGCGAACATGTCCTGAGGTGATCTGTGCATCAGAGCTTTTGATTCTCTGTAgtctctcttttcactcagtGCTGATTCCCACCTCAGCTGCAGACATACAGTGCCAAATGATGTAAACTAGGGCTGCAGcgaacaattattttcattattttctattattttctcttttattcaCTTGACCTACGGAGTGCCAGCGGTGAACAATTACAATTCCCAAAGCCCATGGTGATGTCTCATAAAATATCTGGTTTTGTCTGACTAACAGTGCGAAGCCAAAAGATGTTCAGTTCATTatcacagaagacaaaaaaggaaTATACGTTAGACTATTCATGGCTGATAAGCTAGAACCAGTAGCATGAATCTTTGCAGATTAATACTGAATTCTTGAATTATTGTCTTTTCaattcagctgcagtgtgaagtgaagcctctgtctgtcacctgaTGCTGTAGAGGACGGTCCCATCCTTGAAGATCCGCAGCAGCTTGTTGTCTGTGGTGACATCATGGAAGTTGGCTCCTTTCTCGTTGGCAAAGAAGAGGTCAGGCTTCCATATGGAGTCCAACATGGACGGGTCCAGGTCGAGGGAGGAATCTGGGTATTTACTATATGCCAGCCGAGGGTCATTCCACTTCTGCCGCAGGAAGATGTTCACTCGATAATCCTGCGGAGATGCCAAGTTGCATATTTTGTGGTTCAGTGATTGGGGTTATGAGAAAGGTATGCATTGGTAAAATAATCTCATCAGGATTATTCTATTGCACCAccagcaagcaagcaagcatcTGTATCAAATATTAACACCAATATGTGCATATATGGTTTCTTGAGTGGTAGAATGCAACTAAGTGCattcactcaagtactgcacttaagaGCAGTTCTGAGGTATTTgtgctttacttgagtattttccattttatgccaCTTTATACTCATGCTTCATTATTCAgatcagagggaaatactgtacttttggctccactacattcatctgacTGCTTTAGTTACTTAACATATGATTGGCTTAAAAAACGTGATGCAGTCTTCATGGCAGTATATTAAGTAGTTGAGCTGATCTCCACTTTGACCAGCttcaacattaaaatacacacataaatgtgtATATAATAGTAATACAATTACATAACGGATACAGTACTGCTCTGGAAAGGACCGTTCTGcataatgaatacttttacttatgatactttaagtacattttgcctCCAATACTTCTTGTTACATCCACACTGTCACGTTCATTCAATTGTAATAATATGACACATGATTAATAACAGTACTgcaatataaacaaacaaacaaaaaaaaggacaaataataTGATAGATGAGGAGCGGAAAAGGAATTTCAATGAACATTTGGCAAAATCTATATCATGAAGCAATACTACCATCTAGGTGCCTATTATAGTCTGTTCACATGGCCAGCTTGATGATTATCTAAGATTGCAAGTTGCATTTACAAAACACTGACCTTATAATAACTTTTCTGATTAACCATAATTTTGTAAGACCCATTATAGAAGCTAATGATGGATTTACAAGATGGGGAAAACTCTGACAGTGCAGTTAGTAGTACAACTGGCGCGCCACAAAGCTCAGTTGCTCATAGTAATTGAtatgtcatgatgatgagaGACCCTTATGTTGTTTGACATTTCATCAGCATATTGGCGGTTCCAAATATTTGCATGCGTGTCTAAATCTGTGTAATTCCCTGGCAATCTTatgagctccagctcctgcacaCATTAACAGCCTTAATTCATGATCTAAGTACTTATTATCACTCATTATGAATCCTTTGATCATGGTGAGTTTCAATGCTGCATCACAGGTTTTATATTTTTACCCCTTTGGCAGTTGGATgccttcacacatcacacattgtAGATCAGCTTGTTTGAAAGCCCACAGCACCCACAGTAAGTCACTTACTGTTCAGGATTTATTGTATGAATTTGTCAATCTGAACCAACATGTGTTTAAGGGCAGAAACCAGTACTTATTTGGATGACCGGACAACAGATGTATGCCTCTGTGTGCCTAATGGACCCGCCAATAGACTCTTTGATGgcaaaaacaaagtgtttctgagACTACACGGACACAGCGATGGTAAGTGTTTCACAAAAAGGTTGCTTAAGTATGAAAAAACAGGATGATTCAGTCATAACTCCTACGCCGGGGTCAACGCTCAACTCACCATTGTAGTTTCTGCTATAGAACCAAAGCTGTTGATAAATATGTTGCAGGTAACATTAACTGGTGGACCTGCAGGTTGAGGGATAGATAACACATTGACACATTGAAGAAATCAGCCAAAATGCCAGAGGAACTCACCATGGTTGTCTCTGTGACAGAGCCGAAACTGTTGATAAAAATATTGCATGTAACGTTTACGGGGGGACCTGTGAAATGGAATGACAGCGACATGACAGGAAAAGAGCCTTAAACCATATCATCAAGGACGGCCGGGTTTGGAGCGGCGGAGATGTTCCAGGAAATTTGGGTCTGTTGGGACacaagctgctgtttcactgtgtaTGTCAACATGCATTAATACCAGCAAgcgctgctttttttctttttcttatttattatttcatagGAGCTTCAGGAGGGGATGGTGACATGTCGCATGCTTTGTTAAACcaaaaggaaaacatcacataaaacaggaaaggaCCCTTGCATGGCTTTGAGACTGAAATGCTGGTTTCTCAATTTTTGTTGAATGTGGCTAAAATTCAATTATATTCACCAAACATAATAATCTTAGATAATCTATAATAGTCAAACTATATTAGCTTTATATAATCTGCAGAATTATGTAATAATATCTTGTCTGGTGATCTTTTGTGGTTAACATGCTGGAAACATCTATTTTTGTACATCCTCTCTTTTCAGgatgcatgcacatgcaaacaaacacacacaaacagtaagttaaagctgcagcaattaGCTGAATAACTGATCAGGCGATCGACAGGAAATGGATTGACtataattgattaatcgacaAAAGAAATCACTCGTTCCAGTTTATAAACTGTAAATATTTTCTGAACCCTCTGAGACATTAAGACAAATATCTTGTAAACTGGAATTTGATGGAGATTGTTTTTACAATTTTATGCCTTTTTTATGCCTTCAATTAATCAAGAAAGTAATGTACAGATTATTCGATCATGGAAACACTCACACCGATTCGTTACTTCCACTATGAAATCAGAGCCTTTTCCATCCAACTCTGTGAGTAAAACGTAGCCAGCATGCTCTAATGAGGAGTGTCATTTTTACTCCGCAGAGTGGCCTGAACTGAAATCTCTTTGCGAGGCTTGGCAGGTTTTGCCATTTAAAGTCACAGCaaatcttttctctctctctgataaGTGAAGTTGTAAGCCCTTCCCAGTGCCCTTCCCCTGTGCTTTCCTCATCAATATTGCATGGCACATGGTATTAATATTTGCCTCAGTTTGTCGACAGGTAGCTACATTtaacagcagaggcagaaaaataaagcagcacCTCCTCACAACAAACTCAGCAAGGAAATCTAGGTCAGCCTTCAGAAATACAGTTCAACGCTCTCTTCAAAGTATGACTAGCAGGTTCGCAACCGAAATCATCTGTTTACATCGCAGTGGGTTCATGCAAAAAGGGTTTGTTTTGCAGCTATAAGATGCGAGATTGTGCGCG is a window encoding:
- the glra2 gene encoding glycine receptor subunit alpha-2 isoform X1, with amino-acid sequence MGNPPGMNRSFVTVLAALFTFLMETNNFRVADAKEHDSRSSSNLSPSDFLDSLMGRTSGYDARIRPNFKGPPVNVTCNIFINSFGSIAETTMDYRVNIFLRQKWNDPRLAYSKYPDSSLDLDPSMLDSIWKPDLFFANEKGANFHDVTTDNKLLRIFKDGTVLYSIRLTLILSCPMDLKNFPMDVQTCTMQLESFGYTMNDLIFEWLEKGAVQVSDGLTLPQFIMKEEKELGYCTKHYNTGKFTCIEVKFHLERQMGYYLIQMYIPSLLIVILSWVSFWINMDAAPARVALGITTVLTMTTQSSGSRASLPKVSYVKAIDIWMAVCLLFVFAALLEYAGVNFVSRQQKEFLRLRRRQRRNHKDDDMREGRFNFAGYNMSQCLPTKDGSAVKNAAPAPNPQPSVPKDTDTMRKRFVDRAKRIDTISRAAFPLAFLIFNVFYWVTYKIIRHEDIHKK
- the glra2 gene encoding glycine receptor subunit alpha-2 isoform X2 produces the protein MGNPPGMNRSFVTVLAALFTFLMETNNFRVADAKEHDSRSSSNLSPSDFLDSLMGRTSGYDARIRPNFKGPPVNVTCNIFINSFGSVTETTMDYRVNIFLRQKWNDPRLAYSKYPDSSLDLDPSMLDSIWKPDLFFANEKGANFHDVTTDNKLLRIFKDGTVLYSIRLTLILSCPMDLKNFPMDVQTCTMQLESFGYTMNDLIFEWLEKGAVQVSDGLTLPQFIMKEEKELGYCTKHYNTGKFTCIEVKFHLERQMGYYLIQMYIPSLLIVILSWVSFWINMDAAPARVALGITTVLTMTTQSSGSRASLPKVSYVKAIDIWMAVCLLFVFAALLEYAGVNFVSRQQKEFLRLRRRQRRNHKDDDMREGRFNFAGYNMSQCLPTKDGSAVKNAAPAPNPQPSVPKDTDTMRKRFVDRAKRIDTISRAAFPLAFLIFNVFYWVTYKIIRHEDIHKK